One Plasmodium cynomolgi strain B DNA, chromosome 12, whole genome shotgun sequence genomic region harbors:
- a CDS encoding hypothetical protein (putative) produces NKKERVVLSFLLRAGGCTQWGSDADDQKGDDDKATHLLDVYMYLYLRRELKHSEGDENYRVLYFLNDRERFLNLGQYQFDMDHFAIRNWQHHMSLFRLNSMQNDQMSILCSKICIKGKLPNILMTTQGDYELVDSEEEKDWLLHCETAYRRTNARRYYIEWERDHHSGGTLHSVDTHDGNLSWSGKFMGSNKLPLTEYVIDVPKQHKLLSSPFTFLKKKLVYLCQEGEWFKGKYTRGVDTKNSYYVIKMGRNGLKEQTVQSCLAHLPYQLSADLGPCWICILSQDFHIRDVFDVICVNFCTPGVGR; encoded by the exons aataaaaaggaaagagtggtcctctcctttttgctgcgAGCAGGGGGGTGTACACAGTGGGGTAGTGACGCAGATGACCAAAAAGGAGACGACGACAAGGCCACCCACCTGCTGGACGTCTACATGTATCTGTACCTCCGCCGGGAGCTCAAGCACTCAGAAGGAGATGAAAATTACCGAGTGCTCTACTTCCTCAACGACAGGGAACGATTTCTGAATTTGGGACAGTACCAATTCGACATGGACCACTTCGCAATTCGCAACTGG CAGCATCACATGTCTTTGTTCAGATTAAATTCGATGCAAAATGATCAGatgtcaattttgtgttCTAAAATTTGCATAAAGGGGAAGCTTCCCAATATCCTTATGACCACACAGGGGGATTACGAATTGGTGGActcagaagaagaaaaggattGGCTCCTTCACTGTGAGACTGCCTATCGAAGGACCAACGCGAGGAGGTACTACATCGAGTGGGAAAGGGACCACCACAGTGGTGGTACACTCCATTCAGTAGACACACATGACGGTAATTTAAGTTGGAGTGGAAAATTCATGGGCTCCAACAAGCTACCCTTAACCGAGTACGTCATTGATGTACCCAAACAGCATAAACTACTGAGCTCtccttttacatttttaaaaaaaaagttggtaTATCTCTGCCAAGAGGGAGAGTGgtttaaaggaaaatataccCGTGGGGTGGACACTAAAAATAGTTACTATGtgatcaaaatgggaaggaacGGGCTGAAGGAGCAAACGGTGCAGAGCTGCTTAGCCCACCTTCCATATCAACTCAGTGCTGACTTGGGACCCTGCTGGATATGTATCCTCTCTCAGGATTTCCATATACGGGACGTCTTCGACGTGATTTGCGTAAATTTTTGCACCCCTGGTGTGGGGAGGTGA
- a CDS encoding zinc finger protein (putative), whose translation MQIPECVPNELPNGGDILFELAKRRDERVYKLLEEDGRLLNCRDGNGNSLLHWSVFLNDAYLTCYLLQKGADVNAKAHNAQTPLFWAVSGGNLHMIHLLRKHGGDIFQADDKGYSCLTISTQYGHVLCFLYLIHLGSPLTHRDLNSCSIVDWAAYNNNIFFLRLLSKVAPNLFSMNLKNPASTLHKAIIGNAYDAVVFLVLHGHQNVQDIATEENKTAAQFVEEHKDKVDRSIYKFITCRKVQQLCRRRGGKEDPALYEPSGTIGPYAISSRKKARGAFLGGNLFWDAAHPMLFILYYMVVSSDPGFLQSEGSTPCDMKGDKKDTSHLLEVDTNRSTNLTFRKIIKNVKEEIKGYEEKNKLISFCEMVKWKNIKEVKNSLQIKLDIQGFEVTSFDVNKLCPSCFLFKNLRTKHCRFCGKCVDIYDHHCIFTLNCMSVDNAKIFLIWIVSNLLFHFWKIYTHICMFMRLDFSSSPFLFRGVSLSVVLMSLLHIYFMGVIFLRSVLNILENITSNEKFKMYSSNTFFLYELKKDKNNEPVVIRRFKNPFDQGALFNLIHFFTKSKKNLSSPERQFIRVDESVESAPVRAFVEKLNKELRRVYAKR comes from the exons atgcaaataCCTGAGTGTGTCCCCAATGAGCTACCGAATGGGGGAGATATTTTATTCGAGTTGGCAAAACGGAGAGATGAACGTGTGTACAAACTTTTGGAAGAAGACGGACGTCTACTAAACTGTCGTGATGGAAATG GAAACAGCCTACTTCACTGGTCTGTCTTTCTAAATGACGCGTACCTGACGTGCTACTTGCTTCAGAAGg GGGCGGACGTGAACGCCAAGGCGCACAACGCGCAGACGCCGCTGTTCTGGGCAGTCTCCGGAGGAAACCTACACATGATCCACCTGCTGAGGAAACACGGAGGAGATATATTTCAAGCCGACGACAAGGGTTACAGTTGCTTAACCATAAGCACTCAGTATGGGCACGTCCTATGCTTCCTCTATTTAATCCATTTGGGGTCACCACTGACACATAGGGACCTGAACAGCTGCTCGATCGTTGACTGGGCAGCATACAacaacaatatatttttccttcgacTGCTGTCGAAAGTTGCTcctaatttattttccatgaATTTGAAGAATCCTGCATCCACTTTGCACAAGGCCATCATTGGGAATGCCTACGACGCGGTGGTCTTCCTCGTGCTGCACGGTCACCAGAATGTACAAGACATCGCCACGGAGGAAAAC AAAACAGCTGCCCAGTTTGTCGAAGAGCATAAAGATAAGGTGGACAGAAGTATATACAAGTTTATCACTTGCAGGAAGGTGCAGCAGCTGTGCAGGAGGCGAGGCGGGAAAGAGGACCCGGCTTTGTATGAGCCCAGTGGGACGATCGGTCCCTACGCGATTTCAAGCAGGAAAAAG gcGAGAGGGGCGTTCCTTGGGGGGAATCTCTTTTGGGACGCCGCCCACCCAATGCTCTTCATTCTTTACTACATGGTCGTTTCGAGCGATCCTGGCTTTTTACAAAGTGAGGGAAGTACCCCATGTGATATGAAAGGGGATAAGAAGGATACATCACATCTCCTCGAAGTGGACACGAACAGGAGCACAAATTTGActtttcgtaaaattataaaaaatgtgaaggaggaaataaaagggtatgaggaaaaaaataaattaatttcattttgcgaaatggtaaaatggaaaaatatcaaGGAGGTGAAAAATAGTTTGCAGATAAAGCTAGATATACAGGGATTCGAAGTAACCTCATTTGACGTAAATAAGTTGTGTCCTAGTTGCTTCCTCTTTAAGAACTTACGAACGAAGCATTGTCGTTTCTGTGGCAAGTGCGTAGATATATATGACCACCACTGCATATTTACGCTAAACTGCATGAGTGTAGATAacgcaaaaatttttttaatatggaTCGTGTCAaatcttttatttcatttttggaaaatatacacacacatatgtatgtttatGAGGCTGGATTTTTCATCGTCTCCATTCCTTTTCCGAGGAGTATCCCTATCAGTAGTCCTGATGAGCTTATTACACATATACTTCATGGGGGTCATTTTCCTAAGATCTGTGCTAAACATATTAGAGAATATAACATCtaatgaaaaattcaaaatgtattcctcgaacactttttttttatacgagTTGAAGAAAGACAAGAATAATGAACCCGTTGTGATCCGCAGATTCAAAAATCCGTTTGACCAAGGGGcgctttttaatttgattcacttttttacaaagtctAAAAAGAATTTGTCATCCCCGGAGAGGCAATTCATTCGTGTAGACGAGAGCGTGGAGAGTGCACCCGTGAGGGCTTTCGTGGAGAAACTGAATAAGGAATTGCGTCGGGTTTATGCGAAGCGGTGA
- a CDS encoding hypothetical protein (putative) has protein sequence MECTPNEEKGTDYFDIITNLFNYFTLGIDDKVTPKQNSPDVQKDGRGSTPHQRNSIQQVVYNLKLKRASDLKISTRFGLDAPPVHDRKGFEKERQQEDNASTNVHPVKCEGGENRRSSSAENCLNGSGERRKKKKKGKKNRDKQYTSSFDFSGGEFFQLKEQSGSEGEEDSKVEKRKEERKKKREKGKEKTKKKKSKRWEEEEEKTKKTAEAAYTANAANAANAADDSELERGMEGTKRNGGCDKRDEGDEPHREEETVNIGENAKGGVCVQEETEKMEKTEKAEKTKKMKKKKTRREEMKVNETSCSENGSAQMKPERRTSEPRNPSNTRKGKHNHVRKGNNSTLSSSFVQPPRSSNSDEPNFLHVVDEAESQRKDFVKAQDELAINYISDSKKSYISIRSSNRDKDDVIQLPKLNLSSRGGRSSSGEEENETTDGEDMLTPLEQLHQ, from the exons ATGGAGTGCAcaccaaatgaagaaaaggggacAGATTACTTCGACATCATAACGAATCTATTCAATTACTTCACATTGG GCATCGATGATAAGGTAACCCCCAAGCAGAACTCGCCTGACGTGCAAAAAGATGGCAGAGGATCGACCCCTCACCAACGAAACAGCATACAACAAGTAGTTTACAATTTGAAGTTGAAGAGGGCATCCGACTTGAAGATTTCTACTCGGTTTGGCTTGGACGCTCCGCCGGTGCACGACAGAAAGG GATTCGAGAAAGAACGACAACAAGAAGACAATGCCTCGACTAACGTGCACCCAGTGAAgtgcgaggggggggaaaacagaagaagcagttcGGCGGAAAATTgcctgaacgggtcaggtgaaagaaggaaaaaaaaaaaaaaaggaaaaaaaaatagggataAGCAGTACACTTCCAGTTTTGATTTTTCCGGGGGGGAGTTTTTTCAGCTGAAGGAACAGAGTGGGAgtgaaggggaggaagactCCAAGGTGGAGAAACGTAAAGAGGAGCGGAAGAAAAAGCGGGAAAAGGGCAAGGaaaagacgaagaagaagaaaagcaagaggtgggaggaggaagaggaaaagacgaagaagaccGCCGAAGCCGCCTACACcgccaacgccgccaacGCTGCCAACGCCGCGGACGACTCTGAATTGGAGCGGGGGATGGAGGGGACAAAACGAAACGGAGGGTGTGACAAAAGGGACGAAGGTGATGAACCCCACAGGGAAGAGGAAACAGTTAACATCGGAGAAAACGCAAAGGGAGGGGTGTGCGTGCAGGAAGAAACggagaaaatggagaaaacggAGAAAGCggagaaaacgaagaaaatgaagaagaaaaagacgaGACGGGAAGAGATGAAGGTAAACGAAACGAGCTGCTCTGAAAATGGCTCGGCCCAAATGAAACCCGAGAGGCGTACGAGCGAACCGAGGAATCCATCAAAcacaagaaaaggaaaacataacCATGTTCGCAAGGGGAACAACAGCACACTAAGTAGCAGCTTCGTTCAACCGCCTCGGAGCAGCAACTCGGATGAGCCAAACTTCCTACACGTCGTTGACGAGGCCGAGTCACAAAGAAAAGATTTCGTAAAGGCGCAGGATGAGCTAGCCATAAATTACATTTCGGACAGCAAGAAGAGTTATATAAGCATACGGAGCAGTAATAGGGATAAGGATGATGTGATACAATTACCCAAGTTGAATTTATCATCGCGGGGGGGTCGGTCTTCAtcgggggaggaggagaatgAGACGACGGACGGAGAGGACATGCTCACTCCATTAGAGCAGCTGCATCAGTGA
- a CDS encoding hypothetical protein (putative): protein MVDYDDITHTLLIEKIKIQYDSNSQWNKFFKYSLRNPHSFVYPESTHFAQNGDFDYFSNALQAKGYKLNNVSPLNGGYGEENDQERYLLEVEKHEGKNLGKDEDTLNRKIVCLFKESMYYFMSFNDKDGQILDKTSKNLHKKDIKDNSEYELFKSLSDCIVQLHDTKVQKHQALIMTSDFCGLFTPKHVKLTKFSDGFLNFLKENDIKYMDLFYEEMQRNEFYKKKKEHYDYLKNASFVPLTKGEISLANKKKKPERVSCIGGTEPVGKSDREGGPLQGQFPRGGDAEEGGGEASSPRGAVLLKEDQAAKKKKTKKRKMRDGSDNEESSACAHMGALVKGEEDANWEAQEKENDGTGKRRSSSGGGGANQKKKKKKRKEDDTKKKKVKKKKKMEIEEGTTAGEEQQLELVLYENGDICNYLNIRSEDRALGQGAHGDEREYNNDGSSNNNSNSNGNNNSNSNNHSSSNNQGAKPSRSQRKNPDQHAITKNAKIFHMLNKRVASDEYIYNEIKGDFMKEINLPNNYNYDVNAVQICEKDVKNFYRCVLRHITKRKEKIKIYYIITNFLFFYAKMYKNIISFQDNVHKDINRNFDYKSLIIQGNMLPHNFFLLLKALHLMSLHELIKNFYLSVEYDERKNKCLHFLNITENKFYENFKKFENNIKSNFSHVHKFLQNMIPIHKFLIVKGKVYSNSEQSTFCFENNDLLQLTYNKATYDNRGALVVYEGNNDHEGRGSTTQGGEATNREDPSHNSSGVSNPYNACHYFLYDSTNTLSLSRGPAHVKKVYTIIDDKEMHKVVNELADLNDNYTKNLIRERRLLIIWDSYEKNNLFQNVLFSAPFFDTYISLVFTFYVNNYVKKYEPFIHIPLFKPSYLNMLVGHIKRRKRDREMKEQRAQGRQHTVDKMCKNFFRSSLNSILNTREEEAAVVEGAAVGGESPAGEPAVGEAPPVNSVVANVAAANPVVANVAAANPVVANVAAANSVVANVAAANSVVANASAANPVVANVAASNSVASPPPEGPLNKHEHVVEEDRLYTAQTNEKNIIVNERTARKIEPNDLITCIFVLINANHNAPTEEEKKVREITLHVLKAKEMESANQKNKYAFKYRNNITDAITLSEIEVRKGDFSKIFIFGIVLSNDIYGSTLQEDIHTLYSLQSTLRCKYPSRRFQLEAQVFTFYWVYEVHVYGSIFLNGRQRSHALSRVGESYRLPYNVQWKSHPLWGYYLYIIQDSIDSKYSEETISTLRDDQGINVRLCSEEFDVQVVETDIKEVLHMHDLELKDLKNINRNIFLNIIFLIENGHLTYFNFHNTENIQINQRNNYLCIKLFKSKVTFPSFSLNTPLLNDSWLSDVLASEQPLPFDAYFYKF from the exons ATGGTGGATTACGACGACATCACGCACACTTTGTTgatagagaaaataaaaatacagtATGACTCGAATAGCCAATGGAAcaagttttttaaatatagcTTGAGGAACCCCCACTCGTTTGTGTACCCGGAGAGCACACACTTCG CGCAAAATGGCGACTTCGATTACTTCAGTAACGCTCTCCAGGCGAAGGGGTACAAACTGAACAACGTGAGTCCTTTGAACGGAGGCTACGGCGAG GAAAACGACCAGGAGAGGTACCTACTCGAGGTAGAAAAGCACGAAGGGAAAAACCTTGGCAAGGATGAAGATACACTAAACAGAAAAATCGTGTGTCTCTTCAAAGAGAGCATGTACTACTTCATGAGCTTCAACGATAAGGATGGACAAATATTGGACAAAACCTccaaaaatttacacaaaaaagacaTAAAAGACAACAGTGAGTATGAGCTTTTCAAAAGCTTAAGTGATTGTATTGTACAACTCCACGACACCAAAGTTCAGAAGCATCAAGCTCTTATCATGACGAGTGACTTTTGTGGACTCTTCACTCCAAAGCatgtaaaattaacaaaattctCAGATggttttctcaattttttgaaagaaaatgatataaaatatatggatttattttatgaggaaatgcaaagaaatgaattttataagaagaagaaggagcattatgattatttgaaaaatgctTCTTTCGTTCCTCTCACCAAGGGGGAAATTTCCCTAGctaataagaaaaagaagccaGAAAGGGTGTCTTGCATTGGGGGAACGGAGCCTGTGGGGAAAAGCGACCGGGAGGGGGGTCCTCTGCAGGGGCAGTTCCCACGTGGGGGCGATGCAGAAGAAGGCGGTGGAGAGGCCTCCTCCCCCCGAGGTGCAGTACTGCTTAAGGAGGACCAAGcggcgaagaagaaaaagacgaagaagagaaaaatgaggGATGGTTCAGACAATGAGGAGAGTAgcgcatgtgcacacatgggGGCGCTGgtgaagggggaggaagacgcGAATTGGGAAGCGCAGGAGAAAGAGAACGATGGAACGGGCAAACGGCGCAGCagcagcggaggaggaggagccaatcagaagaagaaaaagaaaaagaggaaagaagACGAcacgaagaaaaagaaagttaagaagaagaaaaaaatggagatcGAGGAGGGAACAACCGCGGGAGAGGAACAGCAGCTGGAGTTGGTGCTGTACGAAAACGGAGACATCTGCAACTACCTGAACATAAGGAGCGAAGACCGGGCGTTGGGTCAGGGGGCACACGGAGACGAAAGGGAATACAATAATGATGGCAGTAGTAATAATAACAGTAACAGTAACGGTAACAATAACAGCAACAGTAACAATCACAGTAGTAGCAATAACCAGGGCGCAAAGCCAAGCAGAAGCCAAAGGAAGAACCCCGATCAACACGCGATCACCAAGAACGCCAAAATTTTCCACATGCTGAACAAGAGAGTAGCATCCGATGAATACATCTACAACGAAATAAAGGGAGACTTCATGAAGGAAATAAACCTACCGAATAATTACAACTACGACGTGAATGCAGTTCAAATTTGCGAGAAGGATGTCAAAAATTTCTACCGCTGTGTCCTCAGACACATAaccaaaagaaaagaaaaaataaaaatttattacataataacaaattttttatttttttatgccaaaatgtacaaaaatataatcagcTTTCAGGACAATGTACATAAAGATATTAATCGAAATTTCGATTACAAAAGCTTGATCATACAAGGGAATATGCTCCCGcacaatttcttcctcctatTGAAAGCTCTCCACTTGATGAGTCTCCATGAActtatcaaaaatttttatctctCTGTAGAATATGACGAAAGGAAGAATAAATGTTTGCACTTTTTAAACATAacggaaaataaattttatgaaaatttcaaaaaatttgaaaataatatcaAGTCTAATTTTTCTCATGTACATAAATTCCTACAGAATATGATTCcaatacataaatttttgatAGTTAAGGGGAAGGTGTATAGTAACTCTGAGCAGTCTACCTTCTGCTTTGAGAATAATGACCTTCTACAGCTGACTTATAACAAGGCCACGTATGACAATAGGGGTGCCCTTGTTGTCTACGAGGGGAACAATGACCATGAGGGAAGGGGTAGTACTACTCAAGGGGGTGAAGCCACTAACAGGGAGGATCCTTCACACAATAGCAGCGGTGTGAGTAACCCATACAATGCGTGCCACTATTTCTTGTATGACTCGACGAATACGCTGAGCTTGAGCAGGGGACCCGCTCACGTGAAAAAAGTTTACACTATAATTGATGACAAGGAAATGCATAAAGTGGTGAATGAGCTGGCGGACCTGAATGAcaattacacaaaaaatttaattcgaGAGAGGAGACTTCTCATCATTTGGGATTcctacgaaaaaaataatctctTCCAAAATGTGCTTTTCAGCGCACCCTTTTTCGATACCTACATTTCCTTAGTTTTTACCTTCTATGTAAATAACTACGTGAAAAAATACGAACCCTTCATTCACATCCCCCTGTTCAAGCCGTCCTACTTGAACATGCTCGTGGGGCACAtcaaaaggaggaagcgcGATCGCGAAATGAAGGAGCAGCGTGCGCAGGGAAGACAGCACACCGTGGATAAGATGTGTAAGAACTTTTTCAGGAGCTCCCTGAATAGTATTCTCAACAccagggaggaggaggcagCTGTGGTGGAGGGAGCAGCTGTGGGAGGGGAGTCACCTGCAGGGGAACCAGCAGTTGGGGAAGCACCCCCGGTCAACTCCGTCGTAGCGAACGTCGCCGCTGCTAATCCCGTCGTAGCGAACGTCGCCGCTGCTAATCCCGTCGTAGCGAACGTCGCCGCTGCCAATTCCGTCGTAGCGAACGTCGCCGCTGCCAATTCCGTCGTAGCGAACGCCTCCGCTGCCAATCCCGTCGTAGCGAACGTCGCCGCTTCCAACTCCGTAGCGTCCCCCCCCCCAGAGGGCCCCCTCAACAAGCACGAGCACGTCGTCGAGGAGGACCGCCTGTACACCGCGCAGaccaacgaaaaaaacatcatcGTGAACGAGCGCACGGCAAGAAAAATCGAACCCAACGATCTCATCACGTGCATATTTGTCTTAATCAATGCCAACCACAACGCCCCcacggaggaggaaaagaaggtcCGAGAAATAACCTTGCATGTCCTGAAGGCCAAAGAAATGGAGAGTGCAAATCAAAAAAACAAGTACGCCTTCAAATACAGAAACAACATTACCGACGCCATAACCCTAAGCGAGATAGAAGTGCGTAAAGGGgacttttcaaaaatttttatttttggcatTGTCTTAAGTAACGATATATATGGGTCCACCTTACAAGAAGACATCCACACTCTCTACAGCTTGCAAAGCACTTTGCGTTGCAAGTACCCCTCGCGCAGGTTCCAATTGGAGGCCCAAGTTTTTACCTTTTACTGGGTCTACGAGGTGCACGTGTACGGGTCCATTTTTCTGAACGGAAGGCAGCGGAGCCACGCGCTCTCCAGGGTCGGCGAGTCCTACCGCCTGCCCTACAACGTGCAG TGGAAGAGCCACCCCCTGTGGGGCTACTACCTGTACATTATCCAAGACAGCATCGATAGTAAATACTCGGAGGAGACCATCTCCACCCTGCGGGATGACCAGGGCATAAACGTGCGCCTCTGCAGCGAAGAGTTCGACGTCCAAGTTGTAGAAACGGACATCAAAGAAGTGCTTCACATGCACGATTTGGAATTAAAAGAtctcaaaaatattaacagaaatatatttcttaacattatttttttgattgaAAATGGACACCTGACGTACTTCAACTTCCACAACACAGAAAACATACAAATAAATCAGAGGAACAATTATCTGTGTATAAAGCTTTTTAAATCGAAGGTAACTTTCCCCTCCTTCAGTTTGAACACCCCCCTGCTGAACGACTCCTGGCTCTCGGATGTGCTTGCCAGCGAGCAGCCCCTCCCATTTGATGCCTACTTCTACAAATTCTGA